The genomic stretch AGAAATGCCAGCGGAAGCGTTTTATCAAGACTTTGTTCCAAATGCAATAGAGAGTTACTTCGCGGCAGGCCGGGTTTGGAACCTGCCGGACTATGAGGTCTATCTCGCAGGCGACCGCTACAGCACGGAGCCGAAGTCTGCGGCGTTGTCAAAATTGCAATTACAAACCACCCGCGAAATGCTATTAATGTCGATCATTCGCGGCAACAATCAATATATGGCGCTTCATTTGAATGAAATGCGAAAGCGCGTCAAACTTTCGTGCAACGTCCATCTCACCGGCGGGGGATTGTCGCAGGCGATGATCCGTTGTAAAAGAGAATGGATGGGCGAATATGAATACCGCCTGTGCGAAAATTCTTCGATGATGGGCGCCGCCCAACTCGCGCATTACGCCGTCTCGGGCGAAGCGCTTTGGAATGACTAAAGGGGTCGCATTATGCCGTTAATCAGTATGAAACCGATGCTCGCGGTGGCGCGAGAAGAAGGCTACGCCGTCGGCGCATTCAACGCGGTTGACTATCTCTCTTGTAAGGCGGTCATTCAAGCCGCCGAGAAACTCAACGCGCCAGTCATTATTCAGACCTCCGTCAAGACGGTGAAATTCTGGGGGCATTCTGCGGTTGTGTCCTGGATGAAAAACCTGGCGGAGCATTCACCGATTCCCGTGGCGTTGCATCTCGACCATTGCAAAGACGTGGGCTTCATCCAGCAGTGCATCGACGCGGGCTGGACCTCGGTGATGATCGACGCCTCGTCGCTTCCGTATGAAGAAAACCTGGCGATGACCGAAGAGGTTGTGCGACGCGCCTCGGCGAAGAACATCGGCGTCGAAGCGGAACTGGGCGAAATCGGCGGAGTGGAAGAAGACATCATCGTCGCCGAAGAAGACGCCCACTTGGCGGACCCCGACAAAGCAATTGCCTTTTGCGAGAAAGTCTCGCTGGCGGTATTCGCGCCTGCAATAGGCACTGCCCACGGCGTCTATAAAGGCAAGCCAAAAATCGCCTTCGACCGCTTAGAGAAAATTTCCAGCGCGACCCCGACGCCATTGGCGCTTCACGGCGGTACGGGATTGTCTGACGAGGTTTTCAAGCGCTGCATTTCATTGGGATGCTCAAAAGTGAATATCTCAACAGAACTCAAACATGTGTTCATCGAAA from Candidatus Hinthialibacter antarcticus encodes the following:
- a CDS encoding class II fructose-bisphosphate aldolase → MPLISMKPMLAVAREEGYAVGAFNAVDYLSCKAVIQAAEKLNAPVIIQTSVKTVKFWGHSAVVSWMKNLAEHSPIPVALHLDHCKDVGFIQQCIDAGWTSVMIDASSLPYEENLAMTEEVVRRASAKNIGVEAELGEIGGVEEDIIVAEEDAHLADPDKAIAFCEKVSLAVFAPAIGTAHGVYKGKPKIAFDRLEKISSATPTPLALHGGTGLSDEVFKRCISLGCSKVNISTELKHVFIESFVDFHLQNKIFEPLKPLDAQLDAIESAMAAHIVRFGGEGRASKDAVKYQ